The segment CACGACCCCGGTGTCGGGCGCCCGATCCTCGCCCACCTTGGGCTGGCGCCGGGCCCCAGACCCCCCGGACCGGCCCCGCCCCAGCCCGACCACGCCGCGGCCGCCGGGTAACCCCCGCCCGGGGGCCAGGTCGGCCTCTCACGGTCCGCTCAGAGTTCTCCTCGATCGACGGCGACTGCCGCCAGGTCAGCCGTCTGCGCCGCTCACGCAGCACCCGCCCACCCGGGCGTTGACAAGGCTCCGGCCCCGGAGCAACATCCTACGCACTTGTCTCGACACCCCGTGGGGAGGTAATCGCATGGCGCGTTCTGTGCCCGTCCGGAAGGCATTGGTTTCGGTGGTGGCAGTCCTGCTGGTCGTCGTCGGCGCGGCCCTCGCGGCCGACGCGCCGCGGAAAGGCGGCGTGCTCCGCGTCGGCAACCTGGGCGAGCCGCCGGCGCTCGACGCGCATTGGACCACCGCCAGCATCACCGAGACGCTGACCAACCACATCTACGAGGGGCTCTACAGCCTCGACAGCGGCAACCGGCCGATCCCGATGCTCGCCGAAGGTGTGACGGTCAGCAAGGACGGCCTCGTGTACACGTTCAAGCTCCGCCAGGGCGTCAAGTTCCACAACGGCAAGGAGATGACCTCCGAGGACGTCGTCGCCTCCCTCGGCCGCTGGGGCAAGCAGTCCGTCTACGGCAAGGCTCTCTTCGCCCAGGTGGCGGAGTTCAAGGCCCTGGACAAGTACGCGGTCGAGATGCGGCTCAAGGAGAAGTCGGCCATCGTGCTCATCTCGCTCGCCGTGCCGAACAACTTCGGCGCCATCTACCCCAAGGAGATCGCCGACAAGTTCCCGCCGGAGCAGAAGGTGACCGAGTACATCGGCACGGGACCCTTCAAGCTTGCCGAGTGGAAGCCCGACCAGTACATCCGCATGGTGCGCTTCGACGACTACAAGTCCCGCAACGAGAAGCCGAACGGCTACGGTGGGGGCAAGACGGCGTACGTGGACGAGATCCGGTGGGTGCCGGTGCCCGAGGTCGCGACGCGCGTGGCGCAGGTGGAGACGGGCGAGCTCGATTTCGCCGACGACCTGAACCTCGACGCCTACGACCGGCTGAAGAAGAATCCCAACGCCCGCGCCATCGTCTCGAAGCCCTACTACTGGCTGGTCGCGGTCATGAACAAGAAGGAAGGCCTGATGACGAACCAGAAGCTCCGCCAGGCCTGGCAGGCCGCGATCGACATCGAGCCAATCATGAAGAACGTGGCGGGGGGAAAGACGGAGTTCTACCGGATGGACTCGAGCCTGGCGCCCGTGGAGATCACGGCGTGGCACACGAAGATCGCGGGGCTGCCGTGGAACGAGCACAACAAGGACAAGGCGAAGCGCCTGCTCCAGGAAGCCGGGTACAAGAAGGAGCCCATCCGCTTCATGACGACGCAGGAATACAAGTGGATGTACGACTTCGCGCTCCTGACCAAGCAGCAGCTCGAGGACGTCGGCTTCAACATCGACCTGCAGGTCGTGGACTGGGCGACGCTCGTCAAGCGGCGGAACAACTCCAAGGAATACGACGTCTTCACCACGGGCATGGGCGTTTTCTACGACCCGACGCATCACATCTATCTTACGGCCGGCTGGCCTGGCTGGACGACGGACGAGGGTATCCTCAAGCTCCAGGCCGACCTGGCGCGCGAAACGGACCCCAAGAAGCGCATGGCGCTCTGGGAGCAGCAGACCCGGCAGTTCTACGAGAAGGTGCCGGTCATCCGCTACGGCGACCTCTTCGGGCTGCGCGCGGCCCGCAACACGGTCAAGGACTTCAACGACAAGACGGAGCGCGTCCGCTTCTACAACGTCTGGCTGGAGAAGTAAGCCGGGGACGTGATGCGTGGGGCCCTATCTCCTGCGGCGGCTGCTCGCGATCATCCCGGTGCTCGCGGTCGTCGTCACCGTCGTCTTCCTGCTGATCCACCTGATCCCGGGTGACCCGGTCAGCGTGATGCTCGGCCCCGACGCCACGCTCAGCCAGATCGAGGCGACGCGGAAGGGGCTCGGGCTCGACCGTCCCATCTACGAGCAGCTCATCGGATTCTACGCGCGGGTCCTGCGCGGCGACCTCGGCCAGTCGTACTTCCTCGACCGTCCCGTGAGCCAGGCGCTCTGGGAGCGGGCGGAGCCGACGCTGGTCCTGATGCTCTCCGCGCTTGTGGTCGCCATCGCCATCGGCGTGCCGTCGGGTACCATCGCGGCGGCCTACCGGGGGTCGGCCTGGGACCGCGGGCTCATGCTGGTCTCGCTGCTCGGCGTCTGCATCCCCGGCTTCTGGCTCAGCCTCAACTTCATCTACTTCTTCGCCGTGCGCCTGGGCTGGCTGCCCGCCGCGGGCTACGTCTCCGTGTTCACGGACCCCGTGGGCGCGATGAGATACATGGTGCTGCCCGCTTTCTCGCTCGGCTTCAACCAGTCGGCGCTGATCGCGCGCATCAGCCGCTCCTGCATGCTCGATGTGCTCCAGCAGGACTACATCCGGACCGCGCGGGCCAAGGGGCTCTCGCATGGTGTAGTGACCTGGGTCCACGCCTTCCGCAACGCGCTCGTGCCCGTCGTCACGGTCATCGGCATCACGACCGCCGTGCTGATCGGCGGCGCCGTCGTCACGGAGATCGTCTTCAACATCCCGGGGCTGGGCCGCCTGATCATCTCGGCCATCCTCCGGCGCGACTACCCGGTGGTGCAGGGGGTCGTCCTGGTCACGGCCACGGTCT is part of the Candidatus Rokuibacteriota bacterium genome and harbors:
- a CDS encoding ABC transporter substrate-binding protein, coding for MARSVPVRKALVSVVAVLLVVVGAALAADAPRKGGVLRVGNLGEPPALDAHWTTASITETLTNHIYEGLYSLDSGNRPIPMLAEGVTVSKDGLVYTFKLRQGVKFHNGKEMTSEDVVASLGRWGKQSVYGKALFAQVAEFKALDKYAVEMRLKEKSAIVLISLAVPNNFGAIYPKEIADKFPPEQKVTEYIGTGPFKLAEWKPDQYIRMVRFDDYKSRNEKPNGYGGGKTAYVDEIRWVPVPEVATRVAQVETGELDFADDLNLDAYDRLKKNPNARAIVSKPYYWLVAVMNKKEGLMTNQKLRQAWQAAIDIEPIMKNVAGGKTEFYRMDSSLAPVEITAWHTKIAGLPWNEHNKDKAKRLLQEAGYKKEPIRFMTTQEYKWMYDFALLTKQQLEDVGFNIDLQVVDWATLVKRRNNSKEYDVFTTGMGVFYDPTHHIYLTAGWPGWTTDEGILKLQADLARETDPKKRMALWEQQTRQFYEKVPVIRYGDLFGLRAARNTVKDFNDKTERVRFYNVWLEK
- a CDS encoding ABC transporter permease yields the protein MGPYLLRRLLAIIPVLAVVVTVVFLLIHLIPGDPVSVMLGPDATLSQIEATRKGLGLDRPIYEQLIGFYARVLRGDLGQSYFLDRPVSQALWERAEPTLVLMLSALVVAIAIGVPSGTIAAAYRGSAWDRGLMLVSLLGVCIPGFWLSLNFIYFFAVRLGWLPAAGYVSVFTDPVGAMRYMVLPAFSLGFNQSALIARISRSCMLDVLQQDYIRTARAKGLSHGVVTWVHAFRNALVPVVTVIGITTAVLIGGAVVTEIVFNIPGLGRLIISAILRRDYPVVQGVVLVTATVYVLINLGVDLLYAIIDPRIRYD